The genomic DNA TCCTTGCAAACTTGAATCCCGTCTTTTCCAGGCATCATCAGGTCAAGTAGAATTAAATCATAGTCATTTTCGAGGGCTTTCGCTAATGCTTCATTGCCGTCTTCTGCTTCTTCAATGAGATAGTTCTCTCTCTCCAAATACATTTTCAGCAGGCGTCTGATTCTTTCCTCATCATCAACAACTAAAATTTTAACATCTTTTTCCATAACTATATCCCCCTTACAGATTGATTTATTAGTATCGTGATAATGTTACAAAAAAGCCCCCACTCCGGTGAAAGTGAAGGCTTTCTAACAGCGAATTGCCGTTAAGTGCCTGCGTAAGAATGCAGCCCGGCAATAACAAGGTTAACTGCGATTAGATTAAACATTATGATTACAAACCCGATTACAGCAAGCCAGGCAGACTTTTCACCGTGCCAGCCTTTTGAAAGGCGGAGATGCAAAAAAGCTGCATAAAACAACCATGTAATAAGAGCCCAAACTTCTTTCGGATCCCAGCCCCAAAATCTTGTCCACGCAATTTGCGCCCAGATCATCGCAAAAATCAAGGCACCGAGTGTAAACACCGGAAATCCGATCAACACAGAACGATACCCGATTTCATCAACTAGATCCAAATTGACATTTTTAACGAGTGGCTGTAAAGCAGCTGCAATCCGCCTCCGCAAAATTAAGCGGATTAGACCATATAAGACGATTCCCGCTCCAAACGACCAAATCACTGTGTTTAATTTTTTTGCGTTAATGATTGCCGGCATTTCAACAAGCGGTTCAAACTTGCCCTTTGTGACAAGTTCACCTTTGTGCGGTCCGGTAATTGCAGGCATTGTATAATCGACTGTTGCTTCATTACCGTTTTTATCAATCCAATGAAAAGTGGCTTTATAATTTGCCATAGAAAATGCAGTTGAAACTACAACAAATCCGAGTGTGACGATTAACCCAAACATAACGGCTTCCAGCCAAAACGTCCTCTTGCTTCCTTTCGATTGATCGACTGACTTCACTAGATAGATCAGTCCTGCAGCAAAACTTATAGAAAGAATTGCTTCGCCGAGCGCAGCCGTCGTCACATGTATATGTAGCCAGTCGCTTTGAAGCGCAGGAATTAACGGAGTTATATCCCTCGGAAACATGCTTGCATAGGCAATAATCAATACTGCTACAGGAAGCGTAAATACGCCTAAAAGAGACGTTTTATAAATGAAATAAATAACGATAAAAGCAAATACAAGGCACATACCAAAGAAAGTCGTAAACTCGAACAGATTGCTGACAGGAGCATGTCCAGCAGCAATCCACCTCGTTATAAAATACCCTAATTGGGAAAGAAAACCGATAATCGTTATCCCGAGGCCGATTTTCGCCCAGCGGTTTGTACCTTTATCAACAGATCTTTTATCTTTAATAGAGCCAGCGAAAAACACAATAGCAACTAAATAGAGAATAAATGCCGTATATAGCAAATTAGAGCTGAGTGCTGCCACTTGGTTCCCTCCTAATTTTTAGTGTCGGAATGCAGCTGATCTTCCGGTTCGTTTATTCCAGTGTCAGCAAATACCGTTTGTATTTCTCTTTTAAGGCCGTGCCAGTTTTTATTTGTATGGGCAGCCACCCATACTTCATCACCTATTTTTCGAATCCATATCCGGCGGTGATTCCAGTACGCTCCTTGCACAACACCTATCATAAAAATAACACCGCCAAGGCTAATGATCCAGAGCGTCGAATCTTTTCGAACCGTTAAACCTGAAACATTTTTCGTTTCAATTCCGTTAAATGCCATTTTATATTCATTATTTCCAAAAGGCTCAATCGTTTGCCGTATCGCAACAAAACTTACTTCTCCCTTTGGCTTATCAGGTGCGTACATTTTAAAAACAAAAGCAGGATTGTTAGGAATCTTTGATTTCGTTACAGGCTTATTGTTCTCATCAAATTCAAAATCAGGAAAATAGCTTAACAGCTCAACGGAATATCCATTTCCTAAATCATATTTTGTTTTAGGGTTATATAAGTCAATTGTAACTGTTCCATAACTCTTTTTCGTTTTCTTGTTAATCAAACTAAATGACATTTTATTTAATTCATCTAACTTGTAGTCAACTTGATAGATAGCAAAATCATCAAATTTCAGGGGCTTATTAACACGAATTTTATAGTCTTCTACTTTTTTGAGTTCAGGCTTTTCTCCCGCTACTGTATTACCCTTTTTCTTATAAAGAGTAACATCAGA from Bacillus methanolicus MGA3 includes the following:
- the ccsB gene encoding c-type cytochrome biogenesis protein CcsB: MAALSSNLLYTAFILYLVAIVFFAGSIKDKRSVDKGTNRWAKIGLGITIIGFLSQLGYFITRWIAAGHAPVSNLFEFTTFFGMCLVFAFIVIYFIYKTSLLGVFTLPVAVLIIAYASMFPRDITPLIPALQSDWLHIHVTTAALGEAILSISFAAGLIYLVKSVDQSKGSKRTFWLEAVMFGLIVTLGFVVVSTAFSMANYKATFHWIDKNGNEATVDYTMPAITGPHKGELVTKGKFEPLVEMPAIINAKKLNTVIWSFGAGIVLYGLIRLILRRRIAAALQPLVKNVNLDLVDEIGYRSVLIGFPVFTLGALIFAMIWAQIAWTRFWGWDPKEVWALITWLFYAAFLHLRLSKGWHGEKSAWLAVIGFVIIMFNLIAVNLVIAGLHSYAGT